In Rutidosis leptorrhynchoides isolate AG116_Rl617_1_P2 chromosome 2, CSIRO_AGI_Rlap_v1, whole genome shotgun sequence, one genomic interval encodes:
- the LOC139893672 gene encoding uncharacterized protein: MEQASPIVRCCNNINNRRKRKEAISDHNPMDNTDIHNPLKNMETSGGFSIYHHKKQKKQTRVISTKIIMGGDELPVDSIYNILSRMPVKSLARFQCVSKVWCKYINDPYLEIMHAKRAMKDPTMLIMVQLDRFPKYPYTLLSMLVTKEEEEESAAAGGSTHDEVVITTKDPPYMEFCSKDWGSRFIVQDIILGSCKGLMISSQDHLNPPHNNNNNVDDDTTVLLVINPLKKECYKLPPIKIWSCTSLHHEREACGLGFDESTNTYKMVCVVLRNQENMISRDYDDDVVKEDLCTMIYVLGTDSSSS, from the exons ATGGAACAAGCAAGCCCCATCGTCCGTTGTTGCAACAACATTAAcaaccgaagaaaaagaaaagaggcAATTTCTGACCACAATCCCATGGATAATACTGACATCCACAACCCTCTGAAAAACATGGAAACTTCCG GGGGCTTTTCCATTTATCATCATAAAAAACAAAAAAAGCAAACCCGTGTTATATCGACAAAAATTATCATGGGTGGTGATGAGTTGCCGGTTGACAGCATATACAACATCTTGTCTAGAATGCCTGTAAAATCTTTGGCTCGTTTTCAATGTGTAAGCAAGGTATGGTGCAAGTATATTAACGATCCGTATCTTGAAATCATGCATGCCAAACGAGCTATGAAAGATCCCACGATGCTCATCATGGTCCAATTAGACCGGTTTCCAAAATATCCGTATACATTACTGAGTATGCTGGTaactaaagaagaagaagaagaatctgcAGCAGCAGGAGGCAGTACTCATGATGAGGTGGTGATCACAACAAAGGATCCACCGTATATGGAGTTTTGCTCTAAAGACTGGGGTTCTAGATTTATTGTACAAGACATAATTTTAGGTTCCTGTAAGGGTTTGATGATCTCATCACAAGACCACCTCAACCCtcctcacaacaacaacaacaacgttgACGACGACACCACCGTTTTACTTGTGATCAATCCTTTAAAGAAAGAATGTTATAAGCTGCCACCTATCAAAATTTGGTCATGTACATCATTACATCACGAACGAGAGGCATGCGGGCTTGGTTTTGATGAGTCTACCAATACTTACAAAATGGTGTGTGTTGTGCTTCGAAATCAAGAGAATATGATTTCacgtgattatgatgatgatgtggtGAAGGAGGATTTATGCACCATGATATATGTATTGGGCACGGACTCATCATCATCATGA
- the LOC139890114 gene encoding peroxisomal OPC-8:0-CoA ligase 1-like: protein MKTGYDPQTRIYSSLVHLKPKHNIPTQTHLNTATFVLSQFPSPDRADSKVALIDSATNHRVTYNQLQRSIQSLAAGLYHKLGVRKGDVVFVLSPNSTLYSTICLSILLVGAVVTTANPANTEHEITKQVLDSGAKLAIVAPEETHKLLSSKVVTLVTNGHSNGDKILVQELIDCDEPLVLPENRRKQSDTAAILYSSGTTGTSKGVILTHGNFITAIKLLQWASDITSAKDDIFLCFIPMFHVYGLAFFALGMLCCETTTVLMQRFDFKRMLQAIQMYKVNNIPAVPPVILQLVKYNENGYDLSSLKSVGSGGAPLSRHVANRFREKYPWVELKQGYGLTECCGPVGFFVTGEEAKALSAASGALMPTFCAKVVDSETGVFMGPYGEGELWLKGPTVMKGYLGNQAATSATIDEDGWLRTGDLCYFDGDGYLFVVGRLKELIKHNGYQVAPAELEAILLNHPQVLDAAVIPFEDEEAGEIPMAYIVRAAGSELSEDQVKQFVASQVAPFKKIKKVAFINEIPKSVAGKILRKDLVEKSRKSIQSKL from the exons ATGAAGACCGGTTATGACCCACAAACCAGAATCTACAGCTCCCTGGTCCATCTCAAACCAAAACATAATATCCCTACTCAAACTCATTTAAACACAGCTACATTTGTCTTGTCTCAGTTCCCAAGTCCGGACCGAGCTGACTCAAAAGTTGCACTCATAGACTCAGCTACGAATCACCGAGTCACATATAATCAACTCCAACGGTCAATTCAATCGTTAGCAGCTGGACTGTACCATAAACTCGGGGTTCGTAAGGGTGATGTAGTCTTTGTTTTGTCACCTAACTCAACCCTCTATTCAACCATATGCCTATCCATACTCTTGGTTGGTGCAGTTGTCACCACGGCTAACCCAGCCAACACTGAACATGAGATAACCAAACAAGTACTTGACTCAGGTGCAAAACTAGCCATTGTTGCACCTGAAGAGACACATAAACTACTTTCATCTAAGGTCGTTACATTAGTCACTAATGGCCACTCGAATGGGGACAAGATCTTGGTTCAAGAATTGATTGATTGTGATGAGCCGTTGGTGTTGCCGGAAAACCGCCGAAAACAATCGGACACGGCGGCAATTTTGTACTCATCCGGGACCACCGGAACAAGTAAAGGTGTAATATTGACACATGGGAATTTTATTACTGCGATAAAACTACTACAATGGGCAAGTGACATAACATCAGCAAAAGATGACATTTTTCTGTGTTTTATACCCATGTTTCATGTTTACGGTTTAGCGTTTTTCGCGCTCGGGATGTTGTGTTGTGAAACGACGACTGTTTTAATGCAACGGTTCGATTTCAAACGCATGTTACAAGCCATACAAATGTATAAAGTCAATAATATACCAGCAGTTCCTCCAGTTATACTTCAGTTAGTTAAGTACAATGAAAATGGCTATGATTTATCATCTTTAAAAAGTGTGGGTTCAGGTGGTGCACCGTTGAGCAGGCATGTGGCTAATCGGTTTAGAGAAAAGTACCCGTGGGTCGAGTTGAAACAGGGTTATGGTTTGACCGAATGTTGTGGGCCAGTAGGGTTTTTTGTTACCGGTGAAGAAGCAAAAGCCCTGTCAGCAGCTTCGGGTGCTTTAATGCCAACTTTTTGTGCTAAGGTGGTTGATAGTGAGACGGGTGTTTTTATGGGTCCTTATGGTGAAGGTGAGCTATGGTTAAAGGGGCCCACAGTGATGAAAGGTTATTTAGGGAATCAGGCTGCAACGTCTGCAACGATTGATGAAGATGGATGGTTGAGAACAGGCGATCTTTGTTACTTTGATGGAGATGGTTATCTTTTTGTTGTTGGTAGACTAAAAGAACTCATTAAACATAATGGGTATCAG GTCGCCCCAGCAGAACTTGAAGCCATACTACTGAATCATCCCCAAGTACTCGATGCAGCAGTTATACC ATTTGAAGATGAAGAGGCGGGAGAGATACCTATGGCATACATAGTAAGGGCTGCTGGCTCTGAACTCAGTGAAGACCAAGTCAAACAATTTGTTGCTTCCCAG GTGGCTCCATTCAAGAAGATCAAGAAAGTAGCCTTCATAAACGAAATACCAAAGTCTGTTGCTGGCAAGATTCTGAGAAAAGATTTAGTAGAAAAAAGCAGGAAAAGCATTCAATCCAAACTGTAA